Within the Chromatiales bacterium genome, the region GCCACACTGCAGGCCATGGTGTTCCGAAAAGGCTTTCTGCAGGGCATGCAGCTCACCGTCCTTCTCCAGGCCCTCGACGCTGAGAATCTCGCCGCCGTCGGCCTGTACCGCGAGCACCGTGCAGGACTTGATGGGCGCGCCATTGAGCTGCACCGTGCAGGCGCCGCAATAGGTCGTGTCGCAGCCAATGTGGGTGCCGGTCAGACGCAGTTCTTCACGCAGGAACTGCACCAGCAGGAGACGAGGCTCCACTTCGCGCTTGTACAGCTGCCCGTTTACCGTGACCTCGATGGGTACCAGGTCGATGGTCTCAGTAGTACTCATGGCTCACCTCGACTGTTTCGCCTTGACACCGGCGCTTCGCGGTCTCGATGCCGCGCTTGACCAGCACCTTGATGATCGACTGCTTGAAGGCGATGGGACCGCGCTGGTCATCCACCGGATCGCTCGCTGCTACCGCTGCGTCGGCCGCCCGGGCGAGCGTGGCCGGCGTCAGCGTCTTGCCCTTGAGTTCGGCTTCGGCTGCGCTGGCATGGATCGTGGTCAGTCCGGCCGAACCGAGCGCGATACGCACGTCCTCGCATTGGTCCCCCTTGAGGCTGAGCTGCACGCCGACTGAAATGGTGGGATAGGCGGGCGCACAACGCTTGAAGCCCACGTAGGCACCGGCACTGCCCTTGACCGGCATCGCAAAGCTGATGCCGGTGATCAGTTCGCCGGGTTTGAGCCTGGTGACGTAAAGATCTTCCACGAAACCATCCACAGGCAGGTCGCGGGTACCACCGGGTCCCTGGGTATGCAGCTTTGCATCAAGCGTGGTCAGCAGTACCGGCCAGTCACAGCTCGGATCACCGGAGGCCAGTGAGCCGCCGATGGTGCCGCGGCTGCGCACCTGGTTGTCGGCGATGCCGTTGGCGCAATCGCCAACGATCGGCAGCAGCTTTGCCAGCGGCGAGCGGGCGATGCGCGCATGGGTAGCCAGCGCACCGATGCGCACGCCGGCGGCATCCTGTGTGATGGTGTCCAGGCCGGGTATACGCCCGATGTCCACCAGGTCGCTGACCTCGCCAAAGCGCATTTTCAGCCAGACCAGCAGGCTCTGGCCGCCTGCCAGGGCGCGGGCCCCCTCACCCAGCTCGGACAGCTGCCGGATGGCCGCCTCGACTGAAGCGGCCCGGTGGTAACGGAATGGCGCAGGATACATGCTTGCTTCTCCCTTCCCCGATTGATAACACGTGCCTGCCCGGCGATCTATCCGGCTGCGCGTGCGGCTAACAGATTTGCCCAGAATGGGAACCCGGGGTTGCCGGTGCGTGACTATGCTCTGCAACCGGGTTATTTATTACCCTTGATTCTGAATCAGGTCTGATGCAATGGCACTCAACCTAGAGGATTACTACCTGCCGGCCAGCCTGCAGGAGGCAAGTACCCTGCTGCAGCGCTATGGGGCCGGGGCAATGGTCGTGGCCGGCGGTACTTTTGTACACGGTCTTGAAGTGCGGGGACTGCTGACCGAAACGGTTGCCCTTGTCGATATCAGCCGGCTGGGTTTGCGCGGCGTCAGTGAGAGCGGCAACGGCGGAATCTCGCTCAAGGCGCTGACCACACTCGCGGAAGTCGGCGCGGCACCGCTCGTCCGCGGGAATGCGGCCTTTGGCAGCATCGGCGATGCACTCCAGTACCCGCCACGCCAGATTCTCAATGTCGGCACGGTCGGCGGTTGTGTTGCTGCGGCAGCACCACTTTACGATCTGCCCGCCGCTTTTCTGGCACTTGACGGGCAGGTGCAGACCAGCCTCGCCGGCCGTCAGCGCGCCATCCCGCTGAACGACTTCTTCGTCGGCCTGTTTGAAAGTGCCTTGCAGCGCGGGGAGATCATTACCGCCGTCGAACTCCCGGCTCCTGCGGCCCGTACCGCGAGCGCCTTCCTGAAGCTCGAAACCAATGCCAACGACCTGTCCATCCTCAACGTCGCCGTACGGCTGACGCTGGACAAGGACGGCAAGTGTGCCGACAGCCGCGTCATTCTCGGCGGCGGCGTCGGCGAGACCTATGTGCGCGCGACCAGTGCCGAAGCAGCGCTGCGCGGACAGGCGGCCGGCGAAGCAAGCTTTGCCGCGGCGGCTGCCGCCGTCGTCGATGACTTCGAAGCGGTGGACGATCACCGCGCATCGGCGGCCTACCGCCGCCATATCGCCCAGGTCTATGTGCGCCGTACGCTGGCCACAGCCCTCGCACGGCTGGGCTGAGACAGGAAGTCCACATGAAAACCATCGAACTGCTGATAAACGGCGCGACGCACGAAGTGTCGGTTGAAGCCGACGAAACCCTGCTGCAGGTGCTGCGCAACCGCCTGGACATGACCGGCACGAAAAAGGGCTGTGACTCCGGCGGCTGCGGCTGCTGTTCGGTGCAGGTGGACGGCAAGGTGGTCTACTCCTGCATGATGTATGCGGTGGGTGCAGCCGGAAAAGCCATCACCACCATCGAAGGACTGGGCAGTGGCGGCACGGCGCTGGATCCGCTCCAGCAGGCATTCATCGAGGCGGGTGCCGTGCAGTGCGGTTACTGCACGTGCGGCATGATCATGAATGCGAGCGAGCTGCTCGCCACCACGAAGAACCCGAGTGAAGACCAGATCCGGCATGCCATTGCCGGCAACCTGTGCCGTTGTACGGGCTACACGAAGATCGTCGACGCCATCAAGCTGGCGGCCACGCGGATCGCCGGCTGAGCGATGGAGAAACTGATATGAGCCTGATTGGAAAAAGCCCGCAACGTCCCGACGCCTTCGACAAGGTCACCGGCGGCAAGGCCTTTCCGGTCAACGTCAAGGTGCCGGGCATGCTGCACGCCAAGCTGCTGCGCAGCCCCTACCCGCACGCCCGCATCCTCGGCATCGACACCAGCGCGGCCGAGAAACTGCCTGGCGTGAAGGCCGTGCTGGTACCGTCCGAGGTACCGAAGCGCAAGTTCACGCCCGTGTACTTCGTGCCCAGCGATGCCGGCAGCATGGTGCAGGACATGCTCATCATGAGCGACACCGTGCGCTTCGCCGGCCAGCCGGTTGCAGCTGTCGCCGCAACGTCGCTGCGCATCGCCGAGCAGGCCATCGAACTGATCGAAGTCGAATACGAAGAACTGCCTGT harbors:
- a CDS encoding xanthine dehydrogenase family protein subunit M, translated to MYPAPFRYHRAASVEAAIRQLSELGEGARALAGGQSLLVWLKMRFGEVSDLVDIGRIPGLDTITQDAAGVRIGALATHARIARSPLAKLLPIVGDCANGIADNQVRSRGTIGGSLASGDPSCDWPVLLTTLDAKLHTQGPGGTRDLPVDGFVEDLYVTRLKPGELITGISFAMPVKGSAGAYVGFKRCAPAYPTISVGVQLSLKGDQCEDVRIALGSAGLTTIHASAAEAELKGKTLTPATLARAADAAVAASDPVDDQRGPIAFKQSIIKVLVKRGIETAKRRCQGETVEVSHEYY
- a CDS encoding (2Fe-2S)-binding protein yields the protein MKTIELLINGATHEVSVEADETLLQVLRNRLDMTGTKKGCDSGGCGCCSVQVDGKVVYSCMMYAVGAAGKAITTIEGLGSGGTALDPLQQAFIEAGAVQCGYCTCGMIMNASELLATTKNPSEDQIRHAIAGNLCRCTGYTKIVDAIKLAATRIAG
- a CDS encoding (2Fe-2S)-binding protein, whose amino-acid sequence is MSTTETIDLVPIEVTVNGQLYKREVEPRLLLVQFLREELRLTGTHIGCDTTYCGACTVQLNGAPIKSCTVLAVQADGGEILSVEGLEKDGELHALQKAFSEHHGLQCGYCTPGMMMSAHALLAANPDPSARDIRKAIQGNLCRCTGYQNIFKAIEAAATELRGDG
- a CDS encoding FAD binding domain-containing protein, translating into MALNLEDYYLPASLQEASTLLQRYGAGAMVVAGGTFVHGLEVRGLLTETVALVDISRLGLRGVSESGNGGISLKALTTLAEVGAAPLVRGNAAFGSIGDALQYPPRQILNVGTVGGCVAAAAPLYDLPAAFLALDGQVQTSLAGRQRAIPLNDFFVGLFESALQRGEIITAVELPAPAARTASAFLKLETNANDLSILNVAVRLTLDKDGKCADSRVILGGGVGETYVRATSAEAALRGQAAGEASFAAAAAAVVDDFEAVDDHRASAAYRRHIAQVYVRRTLATALARLG